The Trichosurus vulpecula isolate mTriVul1 chromosome 4, mTriVul1.pri, whole genome shotgun sequence genome contains a region encoding:
- the CD300LG gene encoding LOW QUALITY PROTEIN: CMRF35-like molecule 9 (The sequence of the model RefSeq protein was modified relative to this genomic sequence to represent the inferred CDS: deleted 1 base in 1 codon) — protein sequence MRLLLLWGWIIIPGYGAVVGPKEVSGPEGSSLSVQCSYEDKYQENKKYWCKDKGIFFSRCATVISTEAGKEETDGKVSIKDDPQNLSFTVIMRNVSLQDIGKYQCGISMPGFDEVFAVTVDVFSGLRSSVSPNPSLQPLSTRSVQQGAKVWETQSPELKLRSSVSPNPSLQLLSTRNVQQGAKIHPRVNTPTQEKMKPATFTNVRNRGAILQRGQETLQTRTQDVAQTVTSHDSSSDMNPRSRPSIPLIRFWLHASSSCRYWWWL from the exons ATGAGGCTTCTGCTGCTCTGGGGTTGGATCATCATTCCAG GTTATGGAGCTGTGGTGGGTCCAAAGGAAGTCAGTGGGCCAGAGGGAAGCTCTCTGTCTGTGCAATGCTCCTATGAGGATAAGTatcaagaaaacaagaaatactgGTGCAAAGACAAAGGAATATTTTTTAGCCGCTGTGCCACTGTCATCAGCACAGAggcagggaaagaagaaacagatggcAAGGTGTCCATCAAGGACGATCCCCAAAATCTATCATTCACTGTGATCATGAGGAATGTCTCCCTTCAGGATATTGGGAAATATCAGTGTGGGATTTCCATGCCTGGATTTGATGAGGTTTTTGCAGTCACTGTGGATGTTTTTTCAG GGCTCAGGAGCTCtgtctccccaaacccctcccttCAGCCTCTCTCTACAAGGAGTGTCCAGCAGGGGGCAAAAGTTTGGGAAACTCAGTCTCCAGAGTTGA agctcaggagttctgtctCCCCAAACCCCTCTCTTCAGCTTCTCTCTACAAGGAATGTCCAGCAGGGGGCAAAAATTCATCCAAGAGTGAACACCCCCACCCAGGAAAAGATGAAGCCAGCAACATTCACAAATGTGAGGAACAGGGGAGCAATCCTTCAAAGAGGCCAAGAGACCCTCCAGACAAGAACCCAAGATGTGGCCCAGACAGTCACTTCCCACGATAGCTCCAGTGATATGAACCCAAGGTCCAG GCCTTCCATCCCCTTGATCCGC TTCTGGCTCCATGCATCATCCTCCTGTCGCTATTGGTGGTGGTTATAG